The following DNA comes from Panulirus ornatus isolate Po-2019 chromosome 59, ASM3632096v1, whole genome shotgun sequence.
ATAATATTTAAAAGTATTTCAGGTATCATAAACTAAATAAAATAACTGACTTCTCATATACCTAGTCACAAATGCATATTTAGTTTTACGAGTCTGCAGAATTCTGCATACTCCATTCTCCTCATGCTTTGCTGTATGAGGATATTCATGATCAAATGTTAAACATATTTGAAGCTCAATTAAAACATATCTCATACCTCTTGCTTCTGCTCAAATatgtctccttcttccttctttgcACGCTTCGCCTTAAACCGACGGAAGTACTTGTCGTTAATGTGGTCTGGTACAGTCACACCAGAAATGTCAACCTTTGTAGCAGTGGCAATTAAGTAAATCTGATTGACACGTCGCAAGGGGCAAGCATTAATCTTGAATGGACCTGGAAGAACAGTTCAACCTAATATGAAAATAACTTCAACCTCCTTATGACAAGGActaaaaaatgtataaaaaaataacCAACTGATACTTTTCTAGcctttcattatcaccacttaagaAATATATCAATGAAGTACATGTCCAACACAAAAATAGCATTGATGTAagacaaaaaggaaaatggaacctaatacaatgaaaaatgcaaaaaatacCAACCAGTGATAAGGCAAAGACCACCTGCAAGCTGCTTCAAAAATATCACTTTCTTGCCCTTGTGAATACCTGCAAGAAGGATACACACTGTTCCTGGAGTGAGGGATGAACGCAAAGCCTTAAATGTGTTCCTGAAAAGAAAAGTAACACTCAAACTGTATGTTCTACCACAAAGGAAACGTCTCTACATTACAATAAGATAATCATCCTTCAGTGCACAAGACTAGGACTTTGAAATTTAACACAAAATGCCAGGTTTAACATATCTGTGCAGGGGTGACATGATTACAGGCTTTTGTGTCATTACTAGATAAAAACCTAAAATAAATCTAGCCTGAGAAGCTGCCATCCCATTCACCAAGAAATGGCAAGCTCAACAGCTGTCATACATATGTGATACAAAACGTTTGCTTATTGTACAAGCAAAGACCGAGTGACTATAAGAAGGGACAAGTCAaaagtgaaggagacaaagagaTGGAAAACTAGAGTAAAGGTGGCTTTTGGGTAACAGGGCCAGAACAAacatgaggatgtgaggcatgcacagaatagaccCTTTAAACTAATGTAGTATCCAGGGAGCATGAAGCAATTGCTGTGACTTATGGAAAAACAGTAAGATTTGACGGTAGATGGTAGGTATaaaggtgcattacatatgacagcctgagaagcaattatgtataattaaAATAAAATACATTTTCTACCATTTCATTTTTAATTCCTTTACTATTTCGCTGGGTTGGATCAGGGGTGCAAATACACTTTTATAGAAAAAGTAAATTTTGATATCACATTGGCTGTTtaaatttgtttctggatggggtggtgaaggaggtaaatgcgaattttggagagggggtgaATATGCAAGCTGCAGGAAACGAGATAGCCCGGGAAGCAAGTCCATTATTTTAGCAATGATAAAGCATacgtggcagattcgaatgagatactgcagaagttggtgactgagtttggaatagtgtatcaagggaggaagctgagagtaaatgtgaattaaagcctGGTTATCtggtttagcagagttgaagaACATGTTAATTGGGGTACaagtttaaatggaaaagaatcgaaggaagtgaagcattttagatacttggagtagacatggcaatgaatggaaccatggaagtggaagggagtcactgaagaatgtatggaaagatagactgttatctgggagggcaaaaattggtatgtttgagggggAAGCACTCCTAACATCATATGACTGCAAGGGACGGGCTAAAGATAAGGCTGTGAAGAGAAGGGacgtgtgttggaaatgacacgtttgaggacaatatgtggtatgaggcagTTTGATCATCTAGTATATAATGAAAGGGCAATATATAACAAAAGGGCAAGAGACAGTTGCGGTAattaaaagtgtgtggttgagaaagctgaatagggtgtactgaaatggtttggacatttggagaaatgtgaggaaaggctgacaaagaggatatatgtgtcacaagtggagggaacaaggataacagAGAGACCaacatagagtgaaaaagatgttgagtgataggggcctgaatatgcaggagggtggaaggtgtgcatgggatacaatgaactggaacaatgaggtatacacGGGTCgatgtgggctgaaccagggtagaTACAGCAtccaaagtaaaccatggaaaggtctgtggggcctacttgtggacaaggagctgtggtttcagtgcattacatgacagcatAAGAATGGATAAGAgtagatgcagcctttctttgtctgttcctagtgttgccttgctaaagtgggaaaccgttcaagtatgaaaaataaaattttctaaggacatttaatttccaactccTTTCAGATATCCCTGGGTTGGACCAGGAACACATATGCACcttacatgaaaaatattttgtaggTCTTTGATCCCCAACCCAAAATGCTAGCAAAATATCAGACAACTAATTCCCTTAAGAGTAATCTTAATAATTAGCTAACATAATTCACTTCATATACCACGACTATAAATCATTTTAAGAATTACGCTTTTCTTAATGGCCAAGACTGGGTAGGAGAGGCAACAATTAAACCTCTTGATATAACATGTAAACAGCTCACACCACATCTGGCATTATTAAAAAATTTTCAGAATGATAATAATCTACCTGTGACCTACTCACTTAGTATGCTTGGTCCTTTTCTTGGGATTAAGCTGAGGGGCATAGTAAGCAGGAAGCTTCTTCACCCGTACCATACGAGTGCCGCCATTCTTCTCACCACCAATGGGCTTCTCAATAAAGGTCTTTGGTTTTTCACCACTTTTCtgcgaaaaaaaatttccattataAAATACATAAATCTAAAGTAAATTCTTTTGTATGCTTAACAGCCTTTCTTATCTTCAAGTGATAGTATTTGGAAAAAACAAGTCTTATTTGCACATACCCAATCTCTAACTGTAATGAATACTCGCTGACCCAGAGCCTAGCATCCAAAGCAAGCATCACAGACTATGGTTTACTTGGACaccttcatgtgccctggttcaacatATCAACCCTTAAACTGTTTGGATGTCAAATGACAAAGCACAATTCACTGCTAGCTAATCTCACCAATTGATTCACATCTGCTCTACCAAAAATATGACTGAGGCAAGGCTTGGTATTACACTCAGTCACTGCAACTGACATTCATCACTCCTGCCTGCTAAGTGGATCTTTCAATGTGTAAATGAGATCAGCATATCCCAACTTCTCTAACTGCATATGGAGTATTTTATATGGGCTCCCAAAGCACTTACAAAGTTAGGTACATCCACAAGTCAAAGTGTGGTTATGTATGCACATTTAAATATAAAACCTTGAACTTCTTTCATAGTGCTAAAGCTAATttaagaagttttcaaaaaaaaaaaaagcataaatatGAATGAGAATGCCATGCTACTCTTTCATATCATCTTCAATTATAAATGAAGGAAAAGGCATTCCATCATAGTGTATAAGCTTACAGGCAATGTTTTCATGTAAATACAAACTATTAAGTGCTTACTCTGTCCTGGGTTGACAATACAAGTGCTTACCACAAGCAGCATATTTATCATTACAGGATACAGCCCTAGAGCAAAGGAATATAACAAACTGCCTCCCCATAGAAAAAACATAAACTGCTGTATGAAAACAAACAGTACAATGTCAATGGTCAATGACTACCATCAATATTCAAACATCTCTTGTGGGAATTTCAAATGCTGGAACCTATGTGTACCAGCCACACTGAAGAGAGACCAGCCACAGTAACAGGGTAAAGGGTTAACATTTAGACACATGCTGACATCAACACACCACACtgattctttctttccttccaaagtgcatctctcatcctcctgaatgccAATGCCCTCAAACCCAAAAAGCCTCCTCTACTCCATCCTTTAATCTGTCTCCCTATCTTCCTTGCTCCCCTGCTTCTGACACTCATATCTTCTGTCAGTCTCTACTGGACTATATCATGACATGCATGAACAATCCTAGCACAACCTGGCAGGCAAAATAACACAATAATGGGGTACAACAAACATAACTCTCATAAAGCAATTATTCTTTCCTTTCAAATTCTAACTGGACCAAAATATTAAAAGTAAAAAGAATATTTTGTTTAGTCTGTTCATGCATGAATCACAGGATATCAGGCCTTCCCAATGAAATCTAAGGCAAAAAATTCTAATTCAAGTTTTGGCATCCACATTATTACTATGACAAAGGTAGGCAATCTGTTTTCATTTACATCTTATATTCATGAGGCTCTTCTATTGCTGTAAAACAGTACACAATAGCAACAAGGTAGGGGAAGACTCAACATGATGCGAGCAAAAATTCACTTCGCCACATCAACCAGTTCTGGGCCACCAAAATATCAAATTATTTCCAGTAAACAAGGGTCAAAAGAACACTGAATTTCAAGTTCTGTAACATGCTAAAATCCCATATCAACCCCTCTCACTGGCAAAAAGAAATGTTACAACCCTTATACTCCCAAACCCCTTTATGACAGCTTGAATAAATAACCCCTCAAATATTGCACATCCAATAATGTTTACATAACCTGTCACTAACTtttcccacactttttttttttcaaatctattTTGAATCTATGAATTCTGTAAAATTACTTTCCTGAATGAATGAACCCAAGAAATTACATGAATTTCAATCTATAAAAATTAATGGAAAGTTCACATCATCTCTCATGGTAAGGTTTTCCTAAGCAGGAATGAGATTTACCAAACATACCAGAACATAAATGGGTTAACCATTTGGTAAAATGGAAAAAACCCTACAAGTAACCAACTTTCTACATACCCTCTTGCCTTTGCCTTTGCCTTTGCCAAAGCGAACAACACCAGCTTTCACAGACTTGTTGCCCTCCGTCTCCCCCATGATCTGTAAtgataagatgttactaaataaaaaTCCATTAATAAAACACTATAATACATACGCATCTTACTAATTTTTTAAAGGTAGCTCTTTTATAGATAGCAAATCTCTGACAATGGAATACTAAATCTCCATTTCTGATCCAATATGCCATGACTTataatgaaagtttttttttttttttttttttttttttttaatactttgtcgctgtctcccgcgtttgcgaggtagttaTAATACCCAATTTCCCTCAATGCAAAACAGATGAAATTCCATCTGCAAAAAGTCAGTTTGTACTTTCCACTTGGTTCCTGACCTTTCCCTAACCATATGGTGGGTGACTTACACCATACATGTAAACAATGACAAAATCAGCTGACTTTTGCCAACTGCACACTGATTCGGACTTTTCTCTTTATCTTGTTTTTGCCATTGCTAACCTAATCTCTGCATGGTACGGTGTCAAGATATGTGTGCATACTATGCATCAAAATGTATAAATAAAGGATACAACACCAGAGTATATGATGTTTTTATAGTGTACATGAGCTGGCAGTGCAGCACTACTTAGGACCTTTAAAAATCCagcaattttctttcattttgggCTTGTTTATGGATCATCTTTCATTATAAACTATAATCTTACATGAGTAAATGCAAAGAACTCTTTTTTTGATGAATGGTCACAAGTTTGTTGCATAAGGCAGCTCAGTCCCATTACAACCAGCCCTTAAAAGCTCATTCATCAACAATggtgaaagcaaaaaaaaactgtTACATGATGATGCCATCCTGCAAGCATCAGACCTTAAGTTGTATTACCTCCTTCATTTTCTCCCCTCCTAACATCACCCATTGGCAGAAAGTCTGGTGGTTTACACCCTTTCATAAAAACTGCCTAGTTCTTCTCACGGTGTCATGACATCCACACTTGTTTCATAATCTCCATTTCGGTAATGCAACAACCAGTTCTTCTGAAAGTTGTTAGTTCTAATACAGAGAAAACAATTTTTCTTGCAAGGATTTATCAAAAACTGCAAACAACTGAAGCACGACAGGTCTGGTAAGTGTATTACCTTCGTCATCCAACTTATTTTCTTCTACCTACGACAGTCGTTACCTGGTCATGTTATTAACCAACACCCTGTCCAacattctatacatatatatatatatttctttctttcatactattcgccatttcccgcg
Coding sequences within:
- the RpL6 gene encoding large ribosomal subunit protein eL6 isoform X1; this encodes MYPNNETRARACYIMGETEGNKSVKAGVVRFGKGKGKGKRKSGEKPKTFIEKPIGGEKNGGTRMVRVKKLPAYYAPQLNPKKRTKHTKNTFKALRSSLTPGTVCILLAGIHKGKKVIFLKQLAGGLCLITGPFKINACPLRRVNQIYLIATATKVDISGVTVPDHINDKYFRRFKAKRAKKEEGDIFEQKQEKYVPSQERKNDQDAVDGLILEAIKKREDKKMLFGYLGTPFGLKNRLYPHRLRF
- the RpL6 gene encoding large ribosomal subunit protein eL6 isoform X2, encoding MGETEGNKSVKAGVVRFGKGKGKGKRKSGEKPKTFIEKPIGGEKNGGTRMVRVKKLPAYYAPQLNPKKRTKHTKNTFKALRSSLTPGTVCILLAGIHKGKKVIFLKQLAGGLCLITGPFKINACPLRRVNQIYLIATATKVDISGVTVPDHINDKYFRRFKAKRAKKEEGDIFEQKQEKYVPSQERKNDQDAVDGLILEAIKKREDKKMLFGYLGTPFGLKNRLYPHRLRF